One Gopherus evgoodei ecotype Sinaloan lineage chromosome 1, rGopEvg1_v1.p, whole genome shotgun sequence genomic window, agatttcttttagcccaatcctccaatttgtctacgtcactctggaccctataccTACCCTCCAGTGATCTAACTTTCCTCCCATTTTAGTGCCATCCATGAACTTGctcagggtgcaatccatcccatcatccagatgattaatgaagatgttgaacaaaaccagccctaggACAGACCcgtggggcactccacttgatactggctgccaactagacattgagccgttgatcactacccattgagccccacgatctagccagctttctatccaccatgCCCCTCAAACACTTAACCTCAGTCCCGAATATCTGTGATTGGAATATTTGCTCACTATAGGGGCTGAAGTTGGGGAGTTTGGCTTGGAATTTGAGCTTCATCAGAGAGGTCTTCACCCAGAGTTCTAATTTGGTCCTGTCACTAAGAACATTTAAACTCTTGACTAAGGGTTGATATTTGGTCTCTGCATGAAGTTTTTCATTCGGCTGCTCACACCCAGAAGGCAGGGCTACTGTCGGCAGAACTGACTGTTTTGGGGACTAGGGGAATCTTTGCCTGTAGTACCTCCAGAGAAGAGCACGCCATAGAGTGCACCCCAGAAGCCCACCTGGCAATTCCTGCAGTTGGTCTCAGCACTGTTGCTATTactgtgtgtctctctccttaTTGCCCTCATTGGTAAGTATATAATGGCTGATTATccaagagggagaggaattgtttgAGGAGGATGCCTGAGAGAGGAGATCTGGGAATAAAGGGGATAAAATTAAGCAAAGAGGGAAATATCCTGCTGGATAATCAGGAAACAATTCCCAGCAGAGGTGTTAGACTGTGGAAGAGTCTCCTTGAAGACAGGGTGGGAGCTCAAACATTTGGTCCCAGAGAAAGCCCTGAAGAATATATTGTTGGGAACAATCCTTGTTTGGCTGGCAAAGGGGGAAGGGTGAGTGGATGGACAAGATTAGAAATGGGCAGCAAGCAATACGGTCGCTTGAGAAAAGTATGTCTGGGATATGAGGGAAGGATTTGGCAGTGGGAGGAGATGGGTGGTAAATGTCCAGAGGATGAGGGATGTTAACTTGCAATGGTTGGGTGTGAGATGCTCAGAAGGATCAGGGGAAAATATCTAGAGCCGTATCAGGGCACCAGTTCCAATCCAACTCTATGTCATGTAGACTGGATGTATTGAGGGATCAGGGAAAGGGGTTGTGagcctttcccttcccttctagAGCATCAGTTCTAATCCAGCTCCAACTTCTGGGGTCCAGGTGAACCAAACGGATTGGAGGAGGAATACACAGCCTTCCAGCTCCAGGACGATGGTTCCAATTTGGCTCCAGTTCAGgcagactggatggctcagggggaATGAGATACAGAGCCTTTTCCATCTGGGGCACTAGTTCCTAGAAGTAGTTTATAATCtcttataattttttttagttatgaTCCAAATAGCTTTAAACATGTTTAGAGCACTTGTCCTCATTGAGGACATCATCCTCATTActagtcctgcaaggtgctgtgcaCCATCagctcactgacttcagcaggagttgagGATGCGCAGCACATCAGAGGATACGGTCACATACCTATGGAGAGATCAACTATTCTATTTTTAAGCCTCAACTTTTGTTTTAAACGGAATGTATCTTTCTGCTCACTGAGACAGCTCAAATAACTCCAAACTACCATAACATTTGGGCTATAACTAACCGGGAGACATATCTTCTCTAACCCCTAGACTGCTGCTTCTCCATTAGATCACTCAATGCATTTCTTAAGCTACTTCACCTTCTACACGCTCCTTTCAACTAGCATCACTTCAATAAGTGGAAATCAGGTGTCTAAATACATTAGTAGCCCATATCAGGCTAAGTCATAAAGTTAGCAAAAAAAAGTATCTTATTTatcaagaacaaaaacaaatatattctAACATGGAATTGAAAGCATTGCAAAAAAAAGCTTTATGCACAGAAACCACTCATCTTACCTTATCTGTGTAAGTCTGTCTTGAGCTTCTTAATTATTTACAAATATACAGGCAGATTGTGCTGTGACCTGTCCGTGTCTGGTGTCACTGCTCAGCACCAACCCCTGTTGTTGGGTTACTGGGAGAGCTTGTGGAGGAATCTCTCTCCTCCAGAGCCCACCACAATCTACCTATGAGGGGAGCTTCTGAGACACACCAAACTGAGCTCCCTTCAGCCTCTTCAGGTTCCCTCCTCAGGTTCAATCCTTCCTGAGTTAGCCCAGCTCTCCAGGCAAGTCTAGCCAGACCTTCAatctcccccacacaccctccaACTCATGGTTCCTTTTACAGCCCTGTCACCATTCCCAGATGTCTCTCTCTTGATCCACTCTCCAACATCACCTTGCCCAACTCCCAAGAAGCTCCACACACCCCGGTGATATTACCAGCCTTGGCAGTTCTTTcacagggagctgtggggaaaaGCAAGAGATTTCGCTGTGCTCTAATCTCTTTAACTCTAGGGGCAGAGTGGCTTCCCGGCAAATAGGCATTGGTGTGTGGGCTCAGAGTTCTGAAAGAGGCATTTGCTCGAATGCTgtttctgaccacaccagtttcAGGAGTCATGTCAATAAATAAGTTACAGCAAGAAAATACCCAGGCTCCACTGATTTTCTGATATCTGCTACTGTTTGGATGAGGGGTACCAGTATTAATAACCTGTTGCCTAGCCACATTCACCCTCATCTTTCCCCTTTGGGGTCAGACACTCTTCTTGCCATACTGACCAAGATGGGTTGTCTTATTCTAGTCAATCAATATAACTGGTGCCTACCACCAGAAGAGATATGAAGAGAACTGAGCTGTCCTATTGTCCCAGGAGAGGTGGTTGTTGGCACTTGTGACAATAATGGACGCTTACAAAGGGGCAGCCACATTGGGACTGTCCATGGCCAGGAGATGAAGAAATAGGGTTACACCCAAGCGGGGGAGAAAGAGGGTATAGTTGGATCCATtctccttttttcctctcttgttTTCCAGTCACTCTACTCAAGGGAAATGGAGGCTGTGAAGAGcacaaggccctgccccagagtTCTGCAGAGTGGTGTTGTGTCCTGGGGAGAGCTGAGGTGAAAGGTCAATgacactgaaagagagagagggaggtaggGATTAACCCAGGTCTGAATCAACAGGGGCCAGAGGGACTGATGTACGGGGGAGAGGATGGGAACAAAATGAAGTCTGTACAGATTGACTGAGTGAGGGCTAAGAGGAGAAATAGCAACTTTCTACAAGTCCAGGCAGGGTGTGAACAACAACAAGAGGGAGGGGCTAGCTGAGTGTGTTCACAGGAGGAAGGGATAAAGGGGAGCGAAAGAAGCTCCTTTCAGGATGGGGATGAGGAAACATTCCCTATCTCTGAGGGCCTATTAGACTATTGACAAGTCTCCCCAGGGAAAGAGGTTGAACATTAACTGAGTCATTTTGCTTTTTCTAGATGTCAGCTAACACATGTTAATCTACACTGGGTTTATTGACTGTCTGAGCTAACATGTTCTAACAGCACATCTTCTAGCCTAGTCTGGACAAAATCTCAGAACTGGAGAAGTCAAAGCCCGATGGAATAAACTATAGGGAACAATCCCGCATTGTCTCCAGAGAATGAGAAAGAGGCAGATAAGTAGGGATTTTCCATCTCTCATTATTACGAGTTCTTCTCCTTGACTTTCTCTTCCCTCACAGGGCAAGTCTGGACATGCTGTCCCATGGGCTGGAAGCACTTCCAGTCCAGCTGCTACTACTTCTCTAGAGACATCATGAACTGGGGTGACAGTGAGACAAACTGCACAGGGATGGGCTCCCACTTGGTGGTGATcaacaaaggaactgagcaggtAACTCTCTGGGGATTAGACTCTTTGGGGAGCCAAGCATTCAGATCTTTAGAAGACCCCCTCCACCCCTGGAATTTGGAGTCTATTGAAGGTGAGCAGGGAATTCAGTCTCCCTATTCATTCAATCCTGGGATTTCTCAGCCATCATCTTCTCTCTCACGCGCGCGCCACATGTGCTCCAGGGACTCTTGCCCACTACTGTCAGCTCAATGACTGAATGTGGGCAATTAATTTGTAATTTTTATTCAGGATTTCATTTTCAATTGGACAAAGAAAACTCTTACATTCATCTCAGACAGGAGTTACTATATCGGTCTGACAGATCAGGCAAAGGAAGGCCAGTGGCTCTGGGTGGATCAGACTCCATGTAATGAGACTGCAGCATGAGTATCTCCTGTGATGGAGACCAGTTACTGTCTTCTCCTTAGTCCCACAGGTTAAAATACAGTGTAATGGATGTGCAAAGGGATGAGGGTTGTGGGAAGGACAAAGGAGCTCTGGTCATACTGTAGCTACAAGTGCTTCTTGTCTAGTAAAGAGCAGATTTGTTGGGGGAACAAGAGCAGATTCTATAAATCCCTTTCAAGGAAACAGTGTACAGCCTGGTAGGAGAATCTCTCAGGTTAACTAAAGGGTTTAATTTGCCCCCTTCTTTCATCCGCACCTGTTAGAAGTTGTTCAACACTTAAAACTCATACCAATATGTATCTCACACGTTTCTTACAGATTCTGGAGACAAAATGAACCTAGTAATGGCAACATGGAGAACTGTGCTGTCATGCATATAGAGACAAAGGCAAATAGGAAGAATTGGAATGATATTCCGTGTTCCACTAAAGTATATAGAATTTGTGAAACTGCTGCAACAAGTTTTTGAGGAAAGAAACCCCATCCAGGATGTGaagccaaaaagagagagagaactcacGCATATGCAcaaaagaattttgaaaaaaaaattggtaaaatGTTCAGAAGTGGAAAAGAGGTAATTTCCAGCAGAACTCTGTTTATGATGTCACAAAGGTGGACTATGCCAGCACCCAACATTTCTGGAGGACCTGGGTTGGTTAGGGCAGGGCCCAGTGGCTTTGGCTTTGAAAAAGTTGAAGAGAGAATTACTATTAACGATTAACCCACTCAGTGCTGCTGAAGTTAATAATATCCCTTGTAAAGTCATTGCTTCCAGGGTGCTAACATGTCAGTCCCTGTGGAGGTTAGTGCTGTAAATAGGGAGTCTCTCATCCTGTCCCTGCAGTCCTTGCAACTGCAGTTTCAAATGGGTGTTTCAGCTTTCAGAATAACAATCCATAAACCAAACCCAAACTTCAGAGCTGTTGCTGTTTCATTCTCACTGGGAACAATGTGTCTGCACATCCAGCAGGGACTGGCCAAAGGGACACATTTTATAATTGTTACATGAAAAGACCTTTGTGCGACTGCAGGTCAGCAGAATTTAAGCCCAGAAGTAAGGTGTCTCTATGCCACAAATCCAGCTGCATCCAGCCTCGTTGTCCTATAACCCAGTTCCAACATAGTTCTTTTCTGAGGCTTTAACCGTGTTCCTGAATCATACTAATGTTTTGGACTACCCAAAGCTTTAGGTCTGGCTAGGGACATAGTTAAGATCCCATTGACATGCAAGGGCAGAAAACTGTCCTTAAACTGTGTTGGGAGACAACCATGTTGTAAACAGGTCCCCCAAGGTAGCTCTAGTTAATGCAGATGAGACCTGAGAAGTGAACTGAATAGTTATTGTTCTCGATAACTCTTTGTGAAAAAGATGTGGCTGCATGAACAGGCCAGCAGCACAAATCTCTGTAGAGCGGCAGACTGGGACATTTGTGATTCATAATTCATATTAACAATTCTAAATAATTTTTTGGGGGATGTCTTCACCGCAGAGTTTACCTGGGTGTGGGAAGCCAGGTCTGGGACACCAGGTTAGCCAAGCCCAGTGTGAGCATATATACTGCTAAGCCACACTCTAGTCATAGCCACATCCACACTGGTGCTGCACTAATGCAGGCTAGGTGCTAGGATTTCTGtgggcatatcccatggttcttagcACTACACTAAGCTGCAGTACTCTATCAATGGTTTTGCAGTGTATTGTAGAAGAAGTTGTCTGTCCTTCCCTGGCTCCCGTGAAACAGAGTTCTTAGCTTGCCAACTCAGTAAACTAAAACTGACTCTGCAAGCTCTTCACTGCTGTGCACAGCCTTTGTCCCCCCCCGAAGCAAGCCATGGATTGAGCTCATAACGATGACCCGATCCAGCTGTTGgtgtgatgttgcagtctatatgattttataaaaattcgATAATGAGTGAATATAGTGTAAcctgaatatgcttcatgcaaaaggtctcttgtaaggtaacattacaaagcttattgtcTAATGAGTGTGggcatcctatttgtataaaggtatcactcttgtatctgaaactagaaatatgaaatataactctgagggcttattgtaattatgcaaagtgtgcgccattaatggtggtttggactCTTGATGACT contains:
- the LOC115644522 gene encoding C-type lectin domain family 4 member E-like; this encodes WTLTKGQPHWDCPWPGDEEIGLHPSGGERGYSWIHSPFFLSCFPVTLLKGNGGCEEHKALPQSSAEWCCVLGRAEVKGQVWTCCPMGWKHFQSSCYYFSRDIMNWGDSETNCTGMGSHLVVINKGTEQDFIFNWTKKTLTFISDRSYYIGLTDQAKEGQWLWVDQTPCNETAA